The Drosophila nasuta strain 15112-1781.00 chromosome 2R, ASM2355853v1, whole genome shotgun sequence genome segment tatattacaaaaaaatatatgaaatatattaagttttCCTTGATTTTAAAGATCATCACTTTTTtcttaaagtaataatataatataatataatataatagaaaaCTAGTTAATTTGTTAATGCCTTTCCCTAGGTAACAAGTTCAGCTGATTAACCGTTTACATACCAGGGCTGCAACAATAGCTATTAAAACCGCTTAAAATGTGTGGACGCACTTGCCTGTGAGTTAATTccaattgtttttatttagattAACATATATCGTGTTTTGGTTTAGAACACTCGATCCCGACCAAGTGCTGTGTGCGTGCAAATATCCAAATGAGAAGCTCCAAGATGACGCCAAGCAGCAGAAATTCGCAACTCCAGAATGGCGCGCAGAGTTCAATTTGGGCCGCCGATATCAAGCCTCTTATAACATTGCGCCCACCGACATAACACCGGTGATGTATGTAGGTAGCTCTTAGTATGATTACAATTAAACTAACAATGTATTTCCAGCGTGTCAGCTGCGCACTTCGCAGAAGCCGCAGAGGATCAAAAGGGAACAGATCGCATTGTTATGCCCATGATGTGGGGCATGATTCCTCCGTGGCACAAAGGAGACTATCGCAAGCATGGACTAACCACGAACAATTGTCGGTTGGAGCATTTAATGGACTCCAAACTGTATCGCGGACCCTTTAAACGTGGCCAACGTTGTGTCGTTCTTTGCGAAGGTTTCTACGAGTGGCAGACTACAAAGCAGGCAAAACCATCCGATCGTGAGGCTTACTTGCTCTATGTGCCACAGGAGGCAGATGTAAAAATTCACGACAAAAGCACTTGGTCGCCATCAAATGTAAAACTTCTGCGAATGGCAGCCTTGTTTGATGTATGGCAGGACGAGAATGGCGACAAAATGTATAGCTATAGCATCATCACCTTCGAATCCACGAAAATAATGTCCTGGATGCATTATCGTATGCCGGCTATACTCGAAACAGAACAGCAAATGAATGTGAGTAATCCAGATCAATTTACTTCATTATTCTTGTTacttttcattcaattcagaccaatttattgaatatactttattttatgtttgttcCTCAATTTTCATTTAGGATTGGCTGCACTTTAAGCATGTAAGCGATTCGAAAGCTTTGGCAGCACTTCGACCGGCGACTGGCTTACAGTGGCATCGTGTTGGCAAATTAGTGAATAATTCGCGCAACAAAAGCGATGAGTGCAACAAGCCTTTTGAGGCAGCTTCCAAGCCTGAAAAACCCAAAGGGATGTTGGCTTGGTTAACAGGCAATAAGCAGAAGCTacatcaaaacaaaacgacaaaCGATGAAGTAGTTATTAAAGAAGAGACCGCTAAACGCAGTGTCGATGAGATTTCTCCAACTGCAGCTGAAAGCGCCGCCAAGCGGACGTGTTGCGCACCAATCCAAATAGCGCCTCCAGCGCTTAAAAGCGAACACGAGATTAAGTTGGAGTCCACCGAAAGTtaatttttctaattaaaaagttgctttatagaatttaaagtttattttgcatttaaaaccAAAAGTATTGTTTCTCATTACCCAAAATTCTATAATATagcatgtatgtatatatgtatagcgttgaatttgcttaatttcattaacaaaGGCTTAGCatataaaaaattgatttaaattgttttttttcagttaATGTAAAAAGATTTGTTTCTTTGCTATTCGCTTAATTTACTAAACTCGATGTTACAACTAGCAATGTTCTCgatgtgtgtgattgtgtgtatATAATACGACGTTTGTAGCTGTCAACGTTATTTAAGCCGCGACAGTAAATTGTAAGCAGCCCGTTAAAATTAAGCTTTTAGTTGTTGGTTTCTcgttgcagtttttttttgtagaaaataatattaagcaataattgttttttttttcagtatttgCACTTGAACTGCTTTTTCCGcatacaaaatgcaacaataacaaacaaaatggtGTCAATGTTGCGCTAGCTGGCAGAGAGCGAATAGGAAGGGAAGAGGAGAGAGAAGGCGTGGTGGGTGGGAAG includes the following:
- the LOC132786625 gene encoding abasic site processing protein HMCES, whose amino-acid sequence is MCGRTCLTLDPDQVLCACKYPNEKLQDDAKQQKFATPEWRAEFNLGRRYQASYNIAPTDITPVIVSAAHFAEAAEDQKGTDRIVMPMMWGMIPPWHKGDYRKHGLTTNNCRLEHLMDSKLYRGPFKRGQRCVVLCEGFYEWQTTKQAKPSDREAYLLYVPQEADVKIHDKSTWSPSNVKLLRMAALFDVWQDENGDKMYSYSIITFESTKIMSWMHYRMPAILETEQQMNDWLHFKHVSDSKALAALRPATGLQWHRVGKLVNNSRNKSDECNKPFEAASKPEKPKGMLAWLTGNKQKLHQNKTTNDEVVIKEETAKRSVDEISPTAAESAAKRTCCAPIQIAPPALKSEHEIKLESTES